GCTTGGCCTATTCGTCGTCCATTCGGATTGTCTGGAACTCGGTCCAGTTCTCTTCCTGTTTGCCATCGAAGAAGATGGTTGAACCTACACGCCAGCGATAGCTGCCGGGCACCAGGTCAGAAAGAGTCAGCGATGTCTCGGTCAGTCCAGCCTCATCGACGATAGGCGGTTGTCCTGGAGCATCATCCTTGAATATCTGAAGGCGATAGACTTTCTTGCCGGTGCCTGAGCCAACCCAGCGGAATACAAAACCGCTATTGGTTTCCTCAACGGTCGCGCTGAGGCTGTTTAGTCGGCGGCGGAACGCGACTTGTGAAGGCATTCCTTCCAGGCCGTTGTCGGAAAGTGCGCTCATTCTGGCAAAGTAATCACCATCGGCGAGCTCTTGCAGCGTGAAGCGGTTATCCTCCCCGCGTACATCTTCGACAACCTCGATAAACCCGCTGTCACGCGAGACTATGAGCCGATAACCAACCGCCTCAGCGACAGGCTCAACCGAGAAATTCAGGCGCATGTCTTGCTGATTTCCCGACCCTTCAACAAAATTGGGAGCAGGCAGCAGCTCCAGTTTGCTAAGCGCCTTGCCCGAAACAATAGCACCAAAACCAGGAGTCAAATTCGCATTGCCGCGATTCTTGCCGCTAATGTCCAGGCTACCTTCGACCAGTTCGACATAGGACGTATTGCTGGCGTCGTCATAGCGTGTGCGGAATTCCGTGCCGCGCACAGCAGAAACCGCAGATGGTGTCCGCACCCGGTAGCGGTCATCATCGTTGCGAGCTGGATTGAACTTGGTGCGCACCGCGCCTTCTTCCAAGGCATAGTCAAAGTCGAGGCTATCGGTCAGTAACCAGCGTCTCAGCCGCACAATCCGCATCACACTGTTTGAAGGCATGGTGAGCGTCGAGCCATCGCTGACTGCAAGCGAGAGCGAGGACGCGGCTCCTGTCGCCAGCCCGACACCTTCGTTCAGCGTTTCATTCAGTACCGGTGCGCGCGCGCCTTTGCCTTTTGCCGAGATACGGGCGGTGCCTCGGAAGGCCGCCACGCGAGCCGACTCATCACGAAATTTGAGCAGGGAGTACGGAACTTTCAGGACTGTGCCGACAGGGATTCGACGCGGATCGCTTATCCGGTTGATGCGCTGTACGGTGCGATAGTCCTGTTGGCGGCGGAAATATTTTGCAGCCAAGTCGAACAGATTGTCGCCACGTTTTACCGTGTAGCGCGCGGTTTCAGAATCCCCTCTGTTTGTCTGGGCTTGTGCCATAGAGACAGGCAGGCACGCGACAAGCAGCGCCATGAATATCAGAGCAAAATGGGGGATCCGTAAAGACATCAGGCTTCTTTCATAGTCTCCAGTCTGTAACCATAGCCGAAAACCGTGAAAATGCGGAAACCGTTCTCTGGTGACAGGGACAGTTTGGAGCGCAGACGCGATACATGCATATCGAGCGTTCGGGTAGCGAGATCAGCATTGGTACGCCAAACTGTTTCCATAATATAGGCTCGCGACAAAGTACGGTCGCGATTGCGGAAGAGCAGCTCGGATAGGTCAAACTCCTTTGACGTAAGCTTAACCGTTTTGCCATCAAAGGAGACGGCCTGATCCATGCGATCAAATTCGTAACGGCCATAGGCGACCGTTTTCGTCATCGCATGTGGTGGCGCGGAACGGCGCAGTATTGCGCCTATACGTGCTGCAATGACTGTCTCGTCCTCGGGCTTGGTGATGTAATCATCCGCGCCCGCATTCAGCGCCTCGGAGATATCCTGCTTGGCGGAACGACTGGTCATCATGATGATGGCGGGGGCTTCATCAAGCGACTCCTTAACCCAGTGGATAATCTCCAAACCGGACTTTCCGGGCATATTCCAGTCAACCAGGATAAGGTCGAATGTATCACGCAGCAAAGCTGAAGCGAGCTTGTCGCCATCAGAAAAAGATACGCAGACATGCTCCATATCTTCGATAATATTCTGCAGAAAAGAGATGATCTCTGGATCATCATCGGCAATAGCAATACGCATACTCAAGGCTTCCACTTAAAACATCCAAATAATATTCGTTTGCACGTGGCAAATATCCGTTTGCATTTGGCAATAGCCTGTAACATGGACGGGAATCCAGCGACTAGAGCCGCTAGTTACCAGCATTTACAGTTGTGACTTAGGATTTTGCATCCATTTTGGATTTTACTATCGTATACATGGTTGAGTTTGCTCTGAAAACCTGTGTGTAGCCGGACGTTGCAAATGCGATGAGCGCTTTTGGGAAACACGGCTCTTGACGCCGACGACACTGCTCGGCATCGCCGAGGCCATGGCTCAATTTGGAATCGACCCCGCACCTTTTACCCTTACCGGCACCGATATTCCCGTCAGCCCCATGGCTTGGGGCATGTGGCGTTTTGCCGGGCAGGGCGTGGAGAAGGCGCAGCATCTGGTCGAAACCGCGCTCGACAATGGCATTACCCTGTTCGACACCGCCGATATTTATGGTTTTGGCGAGGAAGGCTTTGGCAAGGCCGAGGAATTGCTTGGCCAGGTGCTGGGGCTCAATCCTTCGCTGCGCGAGAATATGGTGCTGGCGAGCAAGGGGGGCATAACCCCGCCTGTGCCTTATGATAGTTCGCGTGATTATCTAATGCGCGCTCTGGATGCTTCGCTGCAACGGCTACAGGTCGATCATATTGACCTCTACCAGATCCACCGGCCTGATATTCTGACTCATCCGCAGGAACTGGCGATGACGCTGGATTCGATGGTCGCTAGTGGCCGGGTGCGCGCGGTTGGTGTGTCCAACTTCACCATGGCGCAGATTGCGGCATTGAAGGAATATCTCAATGCCCCATTGGTGACGACGCAGCCGGAATTCTCGCCTCTGCATCTACACCCTATCGAAGATGGGCAGCTTGATCAGGCGATGCAGCATCGTATCGCGGTGCTGGCATGGTCCCCCTTGGGCGGCGGACGGCTGATAAAGCCGGAGACCGAGCGTGAAAAGTCCGTCGCCGAGGCATTGCAAGCCATTGCCGACGAACAGAGCGTGTCACTGGCCGCCGCAGCCATGGGCTGGCTAATGGCGCATCCGGCCAGGGTCATCCCGATTATCGGCTCGCAAAACCCGAAGCGCATCGCCGACGCGACCAAGGCGCTGACGATGCAATGGACCCGCGACCAATGGTATGATGTGCTGGTCGCCAGTCGTGGCGAACCACTGCCGTAATGCAAAGCGCAGGCTTGGCTGTGCCTAGAATATTTATCATCGCTTTTGGCGGCAATCGCACTATATGCAGCAGCCAATCAGGCAATTTCAGACAGACACGTGCAGGTAAAAGTAATGGATATGGAAACCCGGACACCGATGATCATCCCAGAGTCCAAGGCGTTTGAAACCGTCGAGGTGCTTTGGGTCAAGCACTGGAATGACCGGTTGTTCAGCTTCGCCGTTACCCGTCCGCGCAGCTTCCGCTTCCGCTCAGGCGAATTCATTATGATCGGCATGCCGGTCGACGGCAAGCCGCTGGTGCGCGCCTATTCAGTCTGCAGCCCGGCCTATGCCGAGGAGCTGGAATTCCTCTCGATCAAGGTCGAAGACGGCCCGCTCACCTCACGTCTGCAGAATATTCAGGTCGGTGATCAGCTCTATCTCGGCCGCAAGCCGACCGGCACCTTGGTGTCCGAAGCACTGCGCCCCGGCAAGCGGCTGTTCCTGCTCTCCACCGGCACCGGCCTTGCGCCCTTCCTATCGATCATCCGCGACCCGGATATTTATGAGCGCTTTGACGACATCATCCTGACCCATAGTGTGCGGCAGGTCAGCGATCTGGCCTTTTATGACGAGTTGCTGGCCCGTCTGAAAGACGATCCGCTGGTCGAGGAAGAGGCGGCGAAGCAGTTTCACTATGTCCCCACTGTCACCCGCGAGGATTTTCACAACAATGTCCGCATCGATAAGCTGATCGAGAACGGCACGCTGTTTGTGGAAGGAACAAAGGAATTTGATCCCGAAAATGATCGTATCATGATGTGCGGCAGCATGGATATGATCAAACAGTTCTCCGACTATTTTGAGGGCCTGAACTTCGAGGAAGGCTCTAACGCCAAGCCCGGTGATTTCGTTATTGAACGGGCTTTTGTCGGCTAAAAATCCTCCCCGTTTGCGGGGAGGTGGCAGACGCGAAGCGGCTGACGGAGGGGGATTTCCACTTGCGCAGCGCCTAACGGCTCGCCCCCTCCACCACCTTCGGCGGTCCCCCTCCCCATGAATGGGGAGGATATAATGCGAGAAAAATGGCTGGGGTGGCAGGGATCGAACCTGCGAATGGCGATACCAAAAACCGCTGCCTTACCACTTGGCTACACCCCAGTAGCTGACCGCTTTTTGGTCAGCAGATGGTCCGGTGCAAAGGGTTGCTGAACCATCGGTGACGGCGCTCTTATCGGCTTTGATCGGACAGGGCAAGACCCCGAAGCCATGAAATTGTCACTTAACCGATATGCTTGACCCAGCCATGCGGGTCGGGTGCCTCGCCGCGCTGGATATTGACCAGACGATCGCGCATTTTCCGGGTGATCTGGCCGGGTCCGCCAGTGCCGATGGTGAAGTCTCCATCTGCGGATTTCACAGTGCCGACTGCTGTCACCACCGCCGCTGTGCCACAGGCCATAGTCTCGAGCAGGCGGCCGGATTCGCTGTCCTTGCGCCAGTCTTCAAAAGCATAAGGTTCTTCGCGCACCGTCAGCCCTTCATCGCGCAATAGCTGGATCAGCGAGGCGCGGGTGATGCCGGGCAGGATGGTGCCGGTCAGCGGCGGGGTTACCACCTCGCCATTGTCGAACACGAAGAACAGGTTCATGCCGCCCAGTTCCTCGACCCAGCGCTTTTCCGCTGCATCAAGGAACACCACCTGATCGCATCCCGCTTCGATCGCCTCGGCCTGAGCGGGCAGGCTGGCGGCATAATTGCCGCCGCATTTCGCCGCGCCGGTGCCGCCGGGGGCAGCGCGTGAATAGTTTTGCGAGGCCCAGATGGTGACCGCAGGGGCATCGGCCTTGAAATAGGAGCCGACCGAACAGGCGATTACCAGATAGAGATACTCCTTTGCCGGCCGCACGCCGAGAAAGGCCTCGCTGGCGAACATAAACGGCCGTAAATAGAGCGCGCCCCCTTCCTGTGGCGGGATCCAGTCGCGCTCGACCTCGGTCAGTCTGGTGATCGAGTCGAGAAAAATCTGTTCGGGCAACTCGGGCATCGCCATACGTTCAGCCGAACGTTGGAAACGACGCGCATTCTCTTCCGGGCGGAACAGGGCAATCGCGCCATCGGCCTGTTTATAGGCCTTCATGCCCTCGAAAATCTCCTGCGCATAATGCAGCACCGCCGCCGCCGGATCGAGCGACAAAGCCCGCCGCGCGCTGATCTCGGCATCATGCCAGCCCTTGCCCTCGGTATAGCGCACCATCGCCATATGGTCGGTAAACAGCGTGCCAAAGCCCGGGTCTTTCAACCGCTCTGCGCGCTCATCCGCCGGCATCGGATCGGGGTTGGGATGAAAGCCAAAATCGAGCGTGTCGGCCATATTGTCCTGCTCCTGCTGCCCTTTGCTATGCCGGGATGTACGTCCGGCTAGGGTCTGTCTTTGCAATAGTTGCTAATGGTTGCAATCCTCTATTCGCGCTGGCAGATTACGTCAATATGACTGACCCATCTGAGCGCACCGTTTCATCCAGAACACCCACTGCGTCGCCCATGTTCCTGCGCGAGGAAGAGGTGCGGCGCGGTATGGAGCTGCTATATTTTGGCTATACCAGACTGACCAAGGCGATTGACGAAGGCCTGGCGCGGCAGGGGCTGGGCCGTGCGCATCACCGCGCGCTGTATTTCATCGCGCGCGAGCCGGACCTGACGGTGAGTCATCTTTTGCGGCTGCTCGCGATCACCAAGCAGTCTTTGGGGCGCGTCCTGACCGAGCTGCATAAACGCGGCCTCATCGAAACCCGCCCCGGCACCGTCGACCGCCGCCAGAAACTGCTGCGGCTCACCGAAGAGGGGCGGGCATTGGAAGGCGAGCTGTTCGACGCCCTGCGCGTCCGCCTGTCCAGCGCCTATGCCGCTGCCGGTCAGGAAGATGTCACCGGCTTCTGGCGGGTGCTTGAGGGACTGGTGCCCGAGGAGGACCGCGAGCTGGTGAGCGACCTCGGGGAGCGACTGCGCGAGCGGTAAATCCTGCACTTACCCTATATTGAAATATGCACATATGGAGAAATCTATGAAGCCGCTTCTGCGTATTCTGGCGCCTGCTCTTAGCCTCTTGCTTGTATCTCCCGCAGTCGCTCAGGGCGATGTGCAAGAATCGGCTGCTGAATTTGTGGCTTGCGCAGATGCCGACAAGCACATGGCGCTGAACGGAACGCTTTGTGCGCAGATTCCGGCGCCTCTGGACCATCAAGGCGAGGCTGCGCGCTATATTGATCTTTTTGTCCGTAAATTCCCTGCTTCCGGCGAGTCCCAGGGCCAGCTCTGGCTAGTTGCCGGAGGGCCGGGCGAAGCGGGAGTGTCGTTTTATCCGTTTATCGATACCATCCGAGCCAGCGTACCTGGCTTTGACCTTTATATTCCCGATCATCGCGGCACCGGTTTCTCCACCCGATTATGTGTTGTTGAAGAAAGCCCGGAAAGTGACGGTGGAGCAGCGCTGGAAGGGGCGGAATGGGGCAGTTGTTTTGGTGCGCTCAACGCCGATCCCAAACGCACAAAAGCCTTCACCATTTCCAACGCGGCGCATGACCTTAACCTGCTGATGACGCGTTTCGACAATGGCCAGAAGCGCTATCTCTATGGTGTTTCCTATGGCACGCAGTTGGTTTTGCGGACGCTGGCCATAGCGCCGCCTGACAATGTGGATGGGGTAATACTGGACTCCATCATTCCGCCGGAAACCAACGCCCAATGGGATCTGAGCCGCCGCTCGGCAGTCACCGATATTGTCGGCCGACAGGTGCTTCGCGATTGTGATCAGGACCCGGATTGCAGCAAGCTGTTTGTTAGGCCTTTAGAGGAGGAACTGCAGACGCTGCTCGCCGATCCGGCGGCGCAGGAAATGCTCGGGCCAAAGCCCAAATATACCCTCTCCGGCTTGCTCGACCTGCCCGAAACACGCGCCATGCTTCCCAATGTCATCGCCGGATTGCGCGCCGGTGATCCGGCCTGGCTGGACCATGCCAAGGCGCGGCTTGCCGGACTGGGCAAGATGTTCGCGCCCTATGCGCAGGGTTTTTCCTCGGTGCCGCTGGTCAGCCTGATCAGTCGCTCAGAGAATAACCCGCGCCCGGACCTCACAGCAGAACAGATCGCTGCAGAGGAAGAGGGGTTGCTCTTTGCCAGCCCTCTGCCTTCACTGCTGTTGATGGGTGGCATTCCGGATTATGAACGCGATGAGCATTTCGGGACATTGCCCAAAGTGATGCCGCCAACGCTTTTGCTGCATGGCGATCTTGACCCCAAAACCGCTTACGCTGGGGCGCAAGAGCATGTGGAGCTGCTGGAAGCTGCCGAAAGGGAGGTGCGGCTAGTAACCATCAAAGACGCGCCGCACTATATCCTCATGACAGCGCCGCAGTGCTTTGTCCTCAGCGTGCGGACCTTTTTGGCCGATGGCCTGCCGCCCGCATCGACAC
The sequence above is drawn from the Parasphingorhabdus sp. SCSIO 66989 genome and encodes:
- a CDS encoding MarR family winged helix-turn-helix transcriptional regulator, with the protein product MTDPSERTVSSRTPTASPMFLREEEVRRGMELLYFGYTRLTKAIDEGLARQGLGRAHHRALYFIAREPDLTVSHLLRLLAITKQSLGRVLTELHKRGLIETRPGTVDRRQKLLRLTEEGRALEGELFDALRVRLSSAYAAAGQEDVTGFWRVLEGLVPEEDRELVSDLGERLRER
- a CDS encoding alpha/beta hydrolase, which codes for MKPLLRILAPALSLLLVSPAVAQGDVQESAAEFVACADADKHMALNGTLCAQIPAPLDHQGEAARYIDLFVRKFPASGESQGQLWLVAGGPGEAGVSFYPFIDTIRASVPGFDLYIPDHRGTGFSTRLCVVEESPESDGGAALEGAEWGSCFGALNADPKRTKAFTISNAAHDLNLLMTRFDNGQKRYLYGVSYGTQLVLRTLAIAPPDNVDGVILDSIIPPETNAQWDLSRRSAVTDIVGRQVLRDCDQDPDCSKLFVRPLEEELQTLLADPAAQEMLGPKPKYTLSGLLDLPETRAMLPNVIAGLRAGDPAWLDHAKARLAGLGKMFAPYAQGFSSVPLVSLISRSENNPRPDLTAEQIAAEEEGLLFASPLPSLLLMGGIPDYERDEHFGTLPKVMPPTLLLHGDLDPKTAYAGAQEHVELLEAAEREVRLVTIKDAPHYILMTAPQCFVLSVRTFLADGLPPASTLCDLDAD
- a CDS encoding aldo/keto reductase; the encoded protein is MAQFGIDPAPFTLTGTDIPVSPMAWGMWRFAGQGVEKAQHLVETALDNGITLFDTADIYGFGEEGFGKAEELLGQVLGLNPSLRENMVLASKGGITPPVPYDSSRDYLMRALDASLQRLQVDHIDLYQIHRPDILTHPQELAMTLDSMVASGRVRAVGVSNFTMAQIAALKEYLNAPLVTTQPEFSPLHLHPIEDGQLDQAMQHRIAVLAWSPLGGGRLIKPETEREKSVAEALQAIADEQSVSLAAAAMGWLMAHPARVIPIIGSQNPKRIADATKALTMQWTRDQWYDVLVASRGEPLP
- a CDS encoding FecR family protein is translated as MSLRIPHFALIFMALLVACLPVSMAQAQTNRGDSETARYTVKRGDNLFDLAAKYFRRQQDYRTVQRINRISDPRRIPVGTVLKVPYSLLKFRDESARVAAFRGTARISAKGKGARAPVLNETLNEGVGLATGAASSLSLAVSDGSTLTMPSNSVMRIVRLRRWLLTDSLDFDYALEEGAVRTKFNPARNDDDRYRVRTPSAVSAVRGTEFRTRYDDASNTSYVELVEGSLDISGKNRGNANLTPGFGAIVSGKALSKLELLPAPNFVEGSGNQQDMRLNFSVEPVAEAVGYRLIVSRDSGFIEVVEDVRGEDNRFTLQELADGDYFARMSALSDNGLEGMPSQVAFRRRLNSLSATVEETNSGFVFRWVGSGTGKKVYRLQIFKDDAPGQPPIVDEAGLTETSLTLSDLVPGSYRWRVGSTIFFDGKQEENWTEFQTIRMDDE
- a CDS encoding ferredoxin--NADP reductase → METRTPMIIPESKAFETVEVLWVKHWNDRLFSFAVTRPRSFRFRSGEFIMIGMPVDGKPLVRAYSVCSPAYAEELEFLSIKVEDGPLTSRLQNIQVGDQLYLGRKPTGTLVSEALRPGKRLFLLSTGTGLAPFLSIIRDPDIYERFDDIILTHSVRQVSDLAFYDELLARLKDDPLVEEEAAKQFHYVPTVTREDFHNNVRIDKLIENGTLFVEGTKEFDPENDRIMMCGSMDMIKQFSDYFEGLNFEEGSNAKPGDFVIERAFVG
- a CDS encoding branched-chain amino acid aminotransferase, translated to MADTLDFGFHPNPDPMPADERAERLKDPGFGTLFTDHMAMVRYTEGKGWHDAEISARRALSLDPAAAVLHYAQEIFEGMKAYKQADGAIALFRPEENARRFQRSAERMAMPELPEQIFLDSITRLTEVERDWIPPQEGGALYLRPFMFASEAFLGVRPAKEYLYLVIACSVGSYFKADAPAVTIWASQNYSRAAPGGTGAAKCGGNYAASLPAQAEAIEAGCDQVVFLDAAEKRWVEELGGMNLFFVFDNGEVVTPPLTGTILPGITRASLIQLLRDEGLTVREEPYAFEDWRKDSESGRLLETMACGTAAVVTAVGTVKSADGDFTIGTGGPGQITRKMRDRLVNIQRGEAPDPHGWVKHIG
- a CDS encoding response regulator transcription factor — protein: MRIAIADDDPEIISFLQNIIEDMEHVCVSFSDGDKLASALLRDTFDLILVDWNMPGKSGLEIIHWVKESLDEAPAIIMMTSRSAKQDISEALNAGADDYITKPEDETVIAARIGAILRRSAPPHAMTKTVAYGRYEFDRMDQAVSFDGKTVKLTSKEFDLSELLFRNRDRTLSRAYIMETVWRTNADLATRTLDMHVSRLRSKLSLSPENGFRIFTVFGYGYRLETMKEA